catacatacacagtgaccaatttcatgtgatttcatACTCTCAACTCGCCAATTTGTCGATCCTTTGTAAAATGATTATTACTTATCAGCATACGTAGGATTACTGCGACACAACTGACAACATATATCATTCTCAGCATCGTATTAAAGGAAAGGTCCCAACTTTTCCCACTGGTCTTTAAAAATGTCTCAATCTTTCCTGATTATTTCTGGTTATTTACTTCATTTTTAGTGTTCAATCATGGATAAACAGGGTGCAAAGGAAAAGCGACTCAGATGCAACTTTTGTGACAAAGAGTGTACTGATGAAGGTGAAAAAGAAATATGTCGGCAGTGGCATTTACAAGGTATGTGATATTAATAATTGTTTAATCAGAACTTTGGGGTTTGCTATTCAAACTAAAATTTAGTCTAGTGTATGTATTCTGAATAAATTATCcatgtatataaaaatataaagattTTTAAATGGTTAAAAACAATGCATGTAGGAAACATTGCTATACACAGGGAATGGTAACATGATGTGAAAATGTCATCATAAGAATACTAGAAATGATCAATGTTATGGAATTGTCAACCTGATGATGCAAGTCCGTGAATGGAAGATTGAAAAGcgtataattttgaaaatgaggtCCTATACAATTGTCAATAAGCTTTTGGTAGGAGAGAAACGATAATACCAAACGCTTGTGGATAGGCTAAGTATTCACTTAAATTTACATagaaatatcacacaaaaatttGTGTGCTGAAAATATCTTCTTATTTTACCCCCGAAAATGTCCTTTATATGTTTCACTTTGCCGATCAAACTTGCATGCTATTTGAAAATCTGCCATAATAACATCACAAGTTTGTCACCCAACTCAAATGACATGTAATAGCATAGGGCTGACTTCATCAACTGGATACCTTGAAGTCATCCAGTTTAAACTACATGCAATAACATCGCTCTCAGTACTCTTATCAACTTGGATACCTTGAAGTCATCCAGCttttaaaaactacatgtacatgcaaaagTTGCATAAATCTGACTCTATCAACATGGATACCTTGAAGTCATCCAATGCAATAGATGCCTTGAAGTCATAAAGTTCAAAATACATGCAATAGCTGCATAGATCTGATTTTATCAGCGTGGAAACCTTGAAGTCATCCAACTCAAACTACAGGCAATAGTTGCATGGATCTAACTTTATTATCTTTGATACCTTGAAGTCATCCAACTCCAACTACAGCAACATACAATTATAGAATAGATCTGACTTTATGAACTTGGATAGCTTGATGTCATCCAATGCAATGGATGGCTAGCTTGAAGTAATCCAgttcaaactacatgtaatagttGTATAGATTTAACTTTATCAAAACATCTAGTGGACTGAGCAATGGATGCCTTGACTCATCCAGTTCAAACTTCATGTTACAGTAAAAGTTGCATAGGTCTGACTTTATCAACTTGGATACCTTGAAGTCATCCAGTTCAAACTATGTGCAATATGTAGTTGTATTGATCTGACTTTATAAGCTTGGATACCTTGAAGTCATCCAATGAAATGGATGCCTTGAAGTCATCCAGTTCAAACTATATGCAATATTTGCACTGAACTGACCTTATCGAAACCATGTTAGACAATAGGATTTTAAACGTACAGTACCGTATCCATACCGTACTGTAGCATAGTGTACAGTACTTCAACCATACTGCACAGTGTCAGTACATTACTGTTTCATTTTTGTGGCTTGTACTGTATAACCTCTCAATTTCAAACATCATGATTTAAATGCATGAGTTTAATAGTTACGTACTTGACAAAAGGTTTCAAAAACTGCAACCTGAAAAGTTAGCTATAGTTGACATGTTGACAGGCAACAGCCTGtttatgtgtatttatgtaatGCACAATATGACGATGTAATTACCCGATCACCTCGAGTCATCAATAAGACAGCTGTTATACAAATTCAATCAACCATTCTttaactttgactttgactttgacataATTTCTGGCTCAACTTTATGATTGAATCAACATAATTGTAACAGTTAACAAGGAGAACTTGAATAGCAGCAGTCCACTCTATTACAGGGTAGACTGATGTCCGTGTGTGACTATATTCATATCTTGTGCGCCTTGAAGGTGTTGCTGAGTAATCCTTCAGGAGACACTTTAGTACTTAGCGACTTTCCCCATAGGGTCCTGATGTGTGTAAGCTATACCTTAAAAATGGTAGTAATACTAGGTACTGATCACACACCATATTTCAAAGTAGTAATTTTATTACCTTAGTTGCTAAAAGCAAAGTAGCtgtatatgtagtatgtacagCAAATATTATACTTCACCATTTAAATAGATTTCAGAGTGGAAAGGTAATGCTATGTCTTCCAAAATGCTTCATAAAGAATCTTTAGTTTGTTTGGCATGTGCatgtatagttatatataacattatttgttttcattttattaggTTATCACATTTTGCCTAGCGGGCCATACCCTGTGAAGGTAAGTTCTCTCTGACAATTTGAAGTTTTCTATACTGTAATACTCAAACATGGGTAATTGCTGGCTTTATCATGAATTATGTAATAGTCCAGGCTTTTTCCCCACACATTATCATATAGAACTATGAATTAAGTAGTAAATTTTGAGTGATATAAATACTTATTCACTCACTATAAAATCTTCGAAATTTTCTTGAACATTTGATAATGTATTGTgggtatgattttttttttctgactaGTTTTATGGTTGAAAGACTTAAAAGGTGTCAGGAGTTGAACTAGGGTTTTGTCACTGTTTGGGAAGTTAATGtatcaaagcaatattttaGGGAGGTAATTCAACCTGTCACATGGCAGATcttaaataaaagtaaatattgattaCAAAGTAGATATGACAGCTAGTATGTCCttatatattaatgtatctATAGATTTGTAGACCATtagaaaatgattaattaaattTATGTAGGCTTTAACTTCATTTGGCACAGAATACATAATAATAAGGTGTTCAATAGCTACAATGCATCCACACACTTAATGGCTGGGTATTCACCTACTGTGGTGTTTGCAATATTTAGCACATAATCAATTAACAGTGAAATCAACCATGATATATCACATGGTACATGACATTTTGTGGTCCTTTAAAACTGTGTTTTCTTCTTTTGATTTATTGCAGGGTGGAAGATGGAGtgaaaaaatcacatttcttcGAAAAGTTTCAAGTTTGAAAGAAGTAAATACAATTAAATATTGCAAAAGCAGTCTCATTGCAGCTGGAAGGGCAAAAGTCTTCCTGGGattatacaaaaatgaacatgCAGTGGCCATCAAACGAATTGAGAGTGATGTAGTTCAATGTGATGAATTGGCAATTTTCAGACTGTTATCTGACAAAAGTGTACCTGCTCTTGACAATGTTTTGCCACAGATTCATgtagaagaagatgatgatttCACTTATCTAATTACTCCATTGTGTGAAGGCAATGTGTGCGAGTTAATAGAGAAGAAATTTTCAAGTGACTTGCCAATCACTGATCTGACCACAGTCAAATGTCTATCATTATGTAAGGACTTCTTGACTGGTTTGAATGAGCTGCACAGAATTGGAATTATACACAGAGATATAAAACCAGAGAATCTTCTAATAGGTGAGTAAAAAGCTGTCCTAGCTATGCTAGTTATCAGAAGCCACAAAGTGACTTGGTAGACTTATAGATTGGgctctgtccgtccatccgtgtgtgcgtgtgtctgtgcgtctggtgtcatttctcagacatgacTGAACTGATTCATCTCAAACTTGACACAAGAACAATACACTGCGGCTTACACTTGCATAACAAATaatttcatgatacgatccaatatggccaccagtcGGCTATTTTGTCATGATTTTTTCATGTACACTGCAGAGGCAGCATTTGGATATGAGTggactgatttctttcaaacttgtgCCATTGATTTAATGCAGTTTTTTAGTGACACGTTTGTATACTTGTCTAGTACCATCATATACAATACCATAAAGTGTTAAACTTAGCAgtttttgattttcaatattattgtaAAGTTTACACTCATTGGTCTGCAAGGTTGTTTTCAAATGATGGGACAGTATTTATAATTGTACATTGTCACATTAATGTTTGCCACAGTAAGAGTACAAAATAATGGTTGTAGTTTCTTACAGCTAactgtttttcaaaatgttttgtctcTGTAGATATTTCTGGGAAGTTAAATATCAGTGATTTTGGTATAAGCAAACGTCTTAACTTTGGGAGAACAACACTGACAACATGCATTGCAGGTACATGTGCATGGATGGCTTCTGAAACATGTTTATCATTCCTCTCTGGATGCGCCTttcaatacaggaaatcaaccGATATCCAGGTAATACATTATTCATGTTTGAATACAATTCTTAAATGTGATGtacaacattttttaatttccacCAGACTTGATGTACTGGTAGACTGGAACCCAGGCATATATGTATCAATTTGGTGCTGAAATTTTGTTAGTCCACGCCAGACAAAGTCCGGAATTCAGTCTTATGGATTGggtttcatccatccatccgtctgtctgtgcatgcatgtgtttgtcCAGAGCCATAAATTTCTCAGACATGCCTGGAatgatttgtttcaaatttggtaCAAGGATAACCCACAATGGCGTACATATGTAGTCACTTAGTTTCGTTGAACatttatatattccatattgtaTCAATACATTTTCTTCTTCTAGTTGAGTAAGTATATCTTCAAACAAGAGTATTTTTAGTTCTCAGCATAAAATGGTATGATTATTACTTAAATCAAGCTAATTAAGTTCACATCTCTGTCAGGTTGCTGGCTGTGTGTTGTACTACATTATGACCAGAGGACATCACCCTTTCCAGTCGACTTCCCCTTATAGTGAAGATTTAAATGGCCTCAGAGAAAACATCATAAAAGGCTGCTACAACATTGAACGTGTTTGTGCATTTCCAGAGTTCAAGGTATTGATTGATAAAATGCTTGCTGCTGACCCAAAAGAAAGACCTCTGAGTGGAGAGTGCCTTCAAAACTTCCTTCATATTCAATCATTATATGAACACACAGCAACAGTGGTGAGTCACAGAAATTTTAGCATTTTCATgtcttttcaaatcaaatcaaatggatagtttatttgaaatgatttgCCTAGGGGAAAATAATTTGCACTGAACTGGTTTTAGTGAAGCCTGTTATAAGCTTTTCTATATTTAGGGTATTTAAAGGGCATCTAGGACGTGACTTAAGTATGATCTGAATCTTGGTCAGATATAAGTTTCAAAGTGTTTATATGTTAATGCTTGAAAGAGTAGTCATGTGATGTTTATCAGATCTGTCTGAATGGGTTGTGTGTAAAAGTTTTTTGTAAGGCATTTGATATTCACTGCAAATTAGGTTGGTACTATGAATGGAAAATCAGAAAAGttcttaaaatatcatttttctgAAACATGGCATCACCTTGCCATCTTGGCACTAATTACATGACTTGTGTGCATTGTACGTTTTGATGGggatgggggggtggggggggggggtaagtaCTGTGTGCGAGGATTCTAGGACAATTGCACAACTGCCCCCAGACAATTGCCCCCATGAAAAAAACACTTCAATGCATATAGAAAAATGTGACAGCAAGTATTATAGATTAACCGAGTTTGTCGTATCATTCTGTTTCACTTAGACATAGTCATCATAAATCAACTTGGTTTTTCTTCTCTCGCTTTGAACAAACTCAATAATGACTGACAAGACGATGCAGAACACTCTGACCATGTTGGTGACTGGCAAgcaatatatatcatttaggtgtgaaaaactaaAAAAGTATGTGAATTATGGcggtaagttaaatcatcatgccGGCTTTTATAATTGTCGTAACAATAATCACAGACAATAGAGTAGAACGTGTTAATGTGAGTATAAAGTACGTGAATTACGGCAGTAAGTTAAAGCATCATGCCGACTTTTATAATTGTCATAACAAGtatcacagatgacaatagagtaaaacatgtgaatgtagtgagtataatcATAGACAATCCTTTGTCTATGgtataatgtacgcaaattgcggcggtaagttgtTGACTGTGACTTTTATGAATGACAAACTCGGTTAATCTGTAATGCTTGCTGTCACATATTTCTAAATGTATTTAGAAGTTTTTTTCATTCGGGGGCAGTGGTatgggggcagttgtcctgttaccatgCACAAGGAAatggaaacaaatatttgtgtgtgtgtgcaattcCAATGGTTTACTTGATGAGTGACCCTTTACAGACAGTGCTGTAGCTTAAAAAGATAATTCTTCATTGACTTTGAATCTTTTTCAGAACACTTGTGATGTAGTGGGTGATTCAGGCCTTGACACAGCTAGTTGTACCACTGGTATTATAACAGAATGTAATGAAGACAGGAAAAATGATGCCTTGGCTGCCTTAGAAATGTCCAATACTGTTAAGGAACGTCTTGATATTACTGAAGATGCTGTCTGTTCAGAAGAATTAACATATTCTCCTCCTGAAAGCAGTTCATCAAATCCTGACAATTCTCTACTTTCATCATTCTGTGACTCGTCAAAGAGTGGATCACCAGTGGGAGAAGCCCAGTTCTGTGGCAAAAATATGACAGTGACTTTCTCTGGAAAAGAGCTTACAGATGAGCTAGCTGATCCAGAATGTGTAACCATGGATTCAAATGAGAGGGAAAATGCTGTCACTGTGGAAATGGATACCTATATACAGAGCACATCAGTTATCTCCCATAATTCTAGGAAGACAAACCATGGTACCATTACTGAAGCAGTCTCTTCTGTGTTTCAAAAAGACAGACTGAATATAGAAGATCCAGTTCATCCACTACCACAATCAAACAGCTCAGAAATTGAATCACAGTTGAGGGAAATGCTGACTACCTGTAGCAACGAAGTCACTGGTATAGTGCCAGCTGATACAGAATGTGTAACGGATtcaaataagaatgaaaatgCTATGGAGATACTAAAGTGCCTGTCTGTGGGGGTAGTTCATCCCTATGATGATGCCACTAATTGTGATGAAAACCTGGTGAATTCAGTGATATTGAGCAGCGATGGTGACACAAACCTGGTGAATTCAGTGATATTGAGCAGTGATGGTGACACTGGTACTGTTCACAATAGCCTGTATCCTACCGTTATTGTAGCCAATGATATCTACAGTGATGGTGATCACATCTTCAGTGACCATGATGGTGATGACAGTGTCAATGACCCAGATTATCATCCACCTCAATCAGATTCAGAAGACATAGTgagtgactcttcagaatcaCTGCAAGATCAGATGTCCACACCAGCCTTAAAGAATATAATTGATCAAGTTTGCAGTAAGTTGGATGGTGACAGTGTCGGTGACCCAGATTATCATCCATCTACATCAGAAGGAAATATGCAGAGTGACTGTTCAGAATCATTGCAAGGAGAATTATTCACACCAAGTGTAAAAAGGAAAAACGAAGGGACTCGCAGTGCATTGACAGTAAAGCATGCCAAAGCTAAAACAACGTCAGGAAAGAGAATATGGGACAGAAAGCACTTTTGCGTGTACTGCCATAAGGAAATGGGAAATCTTTATCGCCACTTTACACGCATACATTCTAAGGAAACTGATGTGGCCCATGCTCTGAGTTTTCCTTGTGATTCCTTTGAGCGTGTGAAAATGTTGAGAAAACTCAAATATAAAGGTAACTTTCACCATAACTACCAAGTGGCAAAATCTGGAAGAGGGGAAGTGGTGCCATTCAAAAGACCATCCCAAAACTCTAAAAAAAATGGCACAGACTACTTACCTTGTAAAGCATGTCTTGGATATTATTCAAAAAAAGTGATAGGAAAACACTGGCAAAACTGTGAGTTTGCCAAAGAAAAGACCAATGAAATGGTAGGGAGAAAAAGGTTCCAGAAAGCAGCATCATACTTACTTCCTGTAGCAGACAGTGCAAGTAAACTAATGCTTGAAAATGTTTTGCCCAACATGAGACAAGATGATGTCACTTTGGTTGCCAGAAATGACCTGTTGATTATGGATTTTGCTACAAGGACATATGAACGAAATGCTCATCTGAAGAAGAACAAGACATTTGTGTCTGAACGAATCAGAACATTAGGCCGACTATTAATCAAGATGCGGCAGATAGATAGCAGTATTTTGCAGTTGGATGACTGCATACATCCAGCAAAGTTTCAAACAGTTGTACAAGCAGTACGATCTATGGCTGGTTATGACGAAGAGGCAGCAACATATACCACACCCTCCCTTGGGTTAAAAGTTGGATATTACCTTAAAGATTGTGCCCAGATTGTTATAAGTCATTCAATCCAAAGTGAGTCCAAATCAGATGAAGACAGGGCCACCAGATTCATGGATCTCTATCGGCTTGAGTGGGAAAACAAAGTCTCGAGCCATGCTGGACATACCCTTCAAGCAAGGAGAGCAAACAACACTAAACTGTTACCATTAACAGAAGATATTGTGAAACTCACGAATCGGTTACAGGACATTATGCAAAACACTGCCAAAAATCTGAGAGAGAAAACCTTGATTGAGGGATCATGGTCGTCGTTGTGCAAGGCAACCCTGGCACAAGTGATCTTGTTCAACAGACGTCGTGAAGGGGAGGTCTCACGGATGCTATTGACCACATATGTAAAGAACAAAAATCAGTCAGCTGGTGAAGATGAGGAAATAACTGCAAGTCTGTCTCCACTAGAGAGGAAACTATTGAATCATTTCACCAGGATAGAAATTCCAGGGAAAAGAGGTCGAAATGTGCCAGTTTTGTTAACTCCTGAGATTAAAACCTGTGTTGACCTGCTTTGTCAAACAAGGTCTGAAGCAGGTGTACACCCAAACAACCCATATCTGTTTGCAAGGCAGTACGATTCCCTCGAGTGTCACAGAGGAAGTCATTGTCTTCGACTTTATGCATTTAGTTGTGGTGCCAGAAGTCCAGAGAGATTGACCTCAACTAATCTTCGAAAACATGTGGCCACAGTCTCACAGTTCCTTAATCTAAATGACACTGAATTGGAAATTCTTGCTGGCTTTCTTGGACATCGTATAGGTGTCCATAGAGAATACTACCGCCTACCTCAAGCAACGCTACAGGTGTGTAAAATCAGCAGACTCCTTCTGTCACTGGAACAAGGAGATCAGAACATATTTAAAGGAAAAACACTAGATGAAATAGGAACAGATGGTAAGCTGATGTTGATTTCATTGCAGTTACTGGACATGTTTAATTAACCTTTAAAATTTACTAAATATGTACTTAGACTGTttacttcacacacacacacacacacacacacacacacacacaatgttgaTTTTGCTGCTATAGTGGGCTTCATGAGTAATACAAGTCAGTTGCAATAattgttttagatttttttgTGTTGCTTTGTTTCTGTACACAGAAACTATATTTGGCGAACTCAGTGTAGGGATTTAAAAATCTCAATCTCATCACTGGAAATTAATGTTATATTTGGGATTCCCAGG
The nucleotide sequence above comes from Glandiceps talaboti chromosome 10, keGlaTala1.1, whole genome shotgun sequence. Encoded proteins:
- the LOC144441211 gene encoding uncharacterized protein LOC144441211 is translated as MSVKSFIMCNSCTFKNNSQTRQRRGSPAISPREVAKKCVTEGIDIPKEGRFEIRFINSFKGKGVFAAKEYTKGDYLMWYEGERLSGKEASEKENEYDETGDGSYIFFFKDKGKPVAIDATRIETIAKYVNDDHVKPNSTMKKVVDQSGTNHLCLFAIRDIAVNEEILYNYGEGLDLPWRKCSIMDKQGAKEKRLRCNFCDKECTDEGEKEICRQWHLQGYHILPSGPYPVKGGRWSEKITFLRKVSSLKEVNTIKYCKSSLIAAGRAKVFLGLYKNEHAVAIKRIESDVVQCDELAIFRLLSDKSVPALDNVLPQIHVEEDDDFTYLITPLCEGNVCELIEKKFSSDLPITDLTTVKCLSLCKDFLTGLNELHRIGIIHRDIKPENLLIDISGKLNISDFGISKRLNFGRTTLTTCIAGTCAWMASETCLSFLSGCAFQYRKSTDIQVAGCVLYYIMTRGHHPFQSTSPYSEDLNGLRENIIKGCYNIERVCAFPEFKVLIDKMLAADPKERPLSGECLQNFLHIQSLYEHTATVNTCDVVGDSGLDTASCTTGIITECNEDRKNDALAALEMSNTVKERLDITEDAVCSEELTYSPPESSSSNPDNSLLSSFCDSSKSGSPVGEAQFCGKNMTVTFSGKELTDELADPECVTMDSNERENAVTVEMDTYIQSTSVISHNSRKTNHGTITEAVSSVFQKDRLNIEDPVHPLPQSNSSEIESQLREMLTTCSNEVTGIVPADTECVTDSNKNENAMEILKCLSVGVVHPYDDATNCDENLVNSVILSSDGDTNLVNSVILSSDGDTGTVHNSLYPTVIVANDIYSDGDHIFSDHDGDDSVNDPDYHPPQSDSEDIVSDSSESLQDQMSTPALKNIIDQVCSKLDGDSVGDPDYHPSTSEGNMQSDCSESLQGELFTPSVKRKNEGTRSALTVKHAKAKTTSGKRIWDRKHFCVYCHKEMGNLYRHFTRIHSKETDVAHALSFPCDSFERVKMLRKLKYKGHMNEMLI
- the LOC144440822 gene encoding uncharacterized protein LOC144440822; translation: MRQIDSSILQLDDCIHPAKFQTVVQAVRSMAGYDEEAATYTTPSLGLKVGYYLKDCAQIVISHSIQSESKSDEDRATRFMDLYRLEWENKVSSHAGHTLQARRANNTKLLPLTEDIVKLTNRLQDIMQNTAKNLREKTLIEGSWSSLCKATLAQVILFNRRREGEVSRMLLTTYVKNKNQSAGEDEEITASLSPLERKLLNHFTRIEIPGKRGRNVPVLLTPEIKTCVDLLCQTRSEAGVHPNNPYLFARQYDSLECHRGSHCLRLYAFSCGARSPERLTSTNLRKHVATVSQFLNLNDTELEILAGFLGHRIGVHREYYRLPQATLQVCKISRLLLSLEQGDQNIFKGKTLDEIGTDVVLNENELGEASQQESMTENDPPVLMDNNYAKPHAFATRQFNIRKPKQNRKWTPEEEDAIHRSLEKNYAERRVPLKDECLRAIELEPSLSGRSWRIIKDHVRNWLVKNEETQYH